In one window of Dethiosulfovibrio salsuginis DNA:
- a CDS encoding folate family ECF transporter S component: MKFSTRKLVILALMVSLNVVLTRFASVRIAIGGIEGIRIGFGTFPTILTGLTMGPLAGAMVGAVGDVVGFVLHPMGAYLPHFTVTAALTGILPSLFWKAIGKSERFLPVMTAIGGSQLVTSVILVPILLNHLFSLPMATTIPGAAVSLIMAAPVYTMLFLRLHRAIDPSAIAIKG; encoded by the coding sequence GTGAAGTTTTCGACCCGTAAACTGGTAATACTGGCCCTTATGGTGAGCCTCAACGTGGTCCTCACCAGGTTTGCCAGCGTGAGAATAGCCATAGGAGGAATCGAGGGAATCCGAATAGGCTTTGGAACCTTCCCCACCATACTGACCGGACTGACAATGGGCCCTTTGGCAGGAGCTATGGTAGGGGCGGTAGGCGACGTAGTGGGATTCGTCCTTCACCCTATGGGGGCCTACCTGCCTCACTTTACGGTGACCGCCGCTCTGACAGGTATTCTGCCCTCTCTTTTCTGGAAAGCCATTGGGAAATCGGAGAGATTCCTGCCTGTGATGACCGCCATAGGAGGAAGCCAACTGGTCACCTCGGTGATACTTGTCCCCATTCTCCTTAACCACCTCTTCTCCCTTCCGATGGCAACCACCATACCAGGAGCAGCGGTGAGCCTCATAATGGCGGCTCCGGTGTACACCATGCTATTTCTGAGGCTCCACAGGGCCATCGATCCATCGGCGATAGCGATAAAGGGATAG
- a CDS encoding DctP family TRAP transporter solute-binding subunit, which translates to MRKGIIAAALLLLLAVAGQATSSEVYHWRLAEEEVEGSVCDLYAREFARLLDEKSDGRISLTIFPLGTLGTPQEIYQLCRQGSIEFVLDGAGQVGDFVPENQVFSIPFLFPDDQDLNEHILDTSKALNETLTSVYEEDGVTVLAYWSEGAMDWTSNRPLLHPKDFKGLKIRTMPSGIIAESYRILGADPKVVSFIEVYSNLQLGIVEAQENAPYIVQEMGFMDSQNYYIRSQHKIYVMQTMANLNFWSSLPEDIRAIVTESIEELRPYGMKAQMDLNKKRLEEIKSSMSRGQRYLELDKSHRQAFIEAIGDKVELLYLEKVQDKGKGSLILKELKEEIKRASPLP; encoded by the coding sequence GTGAGGAAAGGTATTATAGCCGCAGCTCTCCTGTTGCTCCTAGCTGTAGCCGGACAGGCAACAAGCTCGGAGGTCTACCACTGGAGGCTAGCGGAAGAAGAGGTTGAGGGAAGCGTCTGCGACCTCTACGCCAGGGAGTTCGCCAGATTGCTCGACGAGAAGTCCGATGGCAGGATCAGTCTGACTATCTTCCCTCTCGGGACTCTGGGGACGCCTCAGGAGATCTACCAACTGTGTCGCCAAGGCTCCATCGAGTTTGTCCTGGACGGCGCAGGACAGGTAGGCGACTTCGTCCCTGAAAATCAGGTATTCTCCATACCTTTTTTGTTTCCCGACGATCAGGATCTCAACGAACATATACTGGATACCAGCAAAGCCCTTAACGAGACCCTTACGTCTGTATACGAAGAAGACGGCGTCACGGTGTTGGCCTACTGGAGCGAAGGGGCTATGGACTGGACCTCCAACAGGCCTTTACTGCACCCTAAGGATTTTAAAGGGCTAAAAATCCGAACCATGCCCTCGGGGATAATCGCCGAATCCTATCGGATACTAGGGGCAGACCCTAAGGTCGTCTCCTTCATAGAGGTATACAGTAACCTTCAGCTTGGCATAGTTGAGGCTCAGGAAAACGCCCCTTACATAGTGCAGGAGATGGGGTTTATGGATTCTCAGAACTACTACATAAGGTCTCAGCACAAAATCTACGTCATGCAGACCATGGCTAATCTGAACTTCTGGAGTTCTCTCCCTGAGGACATCAGGGCCATAGTGACCGAGTCGATCGAGGAACTTCGTCCCTACGGGATGAAGGCACAGATGGACCTCAACAAAAAAAGGCTTGAGGAGATAAAATCCTCTATGTCCAGGGGGCAAAGGTATCTGGAGCTCGATAAATCCCACCGCCAGGCTTTTATAGAGGCCATAGGGGATAAGGTCGAACTACTCTATCTCGAGAAGGTCCAAGACAAAGGGAAAGGCTCTCTTATTCTGAAAGAACTGAAAGAAGAAATTAAAAGGGCGAGCCCCTTGCCATAA
- a CDS encoding formate--tetrahydrofolate ligase has translation MAFLSDIEIAQQAKMKPITEVASQLGVGEEDLEHYGKYKAKVSYDLWDKVKDREDGKLILVTAITPTAAGEGKTTTSVGLAQALAKLDKKTSLALREPSLGPVFGVKGGAAGGGYSQVVPMEDINIHFTGDLHAITAAHNLLAAMLDNSIHQGNELNIDPRRIALKRVMDMNDRALRDIVIGLGGKPNGVPRQDGFDITVASEVMAILCLSTSISDLKSRLAKIIVAYDYEGKPVTAGDLKAHGAMAMLLKDALKPNMVQTLEHVPAFVHGGPFANIAHGCNSVMATRYGLKLADYFVTEAGFAADLGAEKFLDIKCRMANLKPNAVVIVATVRALKVHGGVAKENLGEVNMEALAAGIPNLEKHIENMKSFGLPVVVAINAFPTDTPEELKLVEEKCAALGAPVALSEIWAKGGDGGIDLAKKVIEACDQPNDFHYLYDEKLSPKEKIETIATKIYGANGVAFTAQAQKDLKAIHDLGLDDLLICMAKTQSSISDDPAKKGRPTDFEVTVREIRISAGAGFLVAITGSIMTMPGLPKKPSAVAIDVDEHGKISGLF, from the coding sequence ATGGCGTTTCTGTCGGACATAGAGATAGCCCAGCAGGCAAAGATGAAGCCCATCACCGAGGTGGCGTCCCAGCTAGGTGTAGGGGAAGAGGACCTTGAGCATTACGGCAAGTACAAAGCTAAGGTTTCCTACGATCTCTGGGACAAGGTCAAGGACAGGGAGGACGGCAAGCTGATTCTGGTCACAGCCATCACCCCGACCGCCGCAGGAGAGGGAAAGACCACTACGTCGGTGGGACTGGCTCAGGCCCTAGCCAAGCTGGACAAGAAGACCTCCCTCGCCCTCAGAGAGCCCTCCTTAGGACCTGTCTTCGGCGTCAAAGGCGGAGCCGCCGGAGGTGGCTACAGCCAGGTGGTCCCTATGGAGGACATAAACATCCACTTCACCGGAGACCTCCACGCCATCACCGCAGCCCATAACCTGCTGGCGGCCATGCTGGACAACTCGATCCACCAGGGCAACGAGCTCAACATCGACCCCAGGAGGATCGCCCTCAAGAGGGTCATGGACATGAACGACCGTGCCCTCAGGGACATAGTCATCGGCCTTGGCGGCAAGCCCAACGGCGTTCCCCGTCAGGACGGCTTCGACATCACCGTGGCTTCTGAGGTGATGGCAATTCTCTGCCTCTCCACCAGCATCTCGGACCTCAAGTCCAGGCTCGCAAAGATCATCGTGGCCTACGACTACGAGGGCAAGCCGGTGACCGCAGGGGACCTTAAGGCCCACGGCGCCATGGCGATGCTGCTCAAAGACGCCCTGAAGCCCAACATGGTCCAGACGCTGGAGCACGTTCCGGCTTTCGTCCACGGCGGCCCCTTCGCCAACATCGCCCACGGCTGCAACAGCGTCATGGCGACCAGATACGGCCTCAAGCTGGCGGATTACTTCGTCACCGAGGCTGGCTTCGCCGCCGACTTAGGGGCGGAGAAGTTCCTGGACATCAAGTGCCGTATGGCGAACCTCAAGCCTAACGCGGTGGTGATAGTGGCCACAGTAAGGGCCCTGAAGGTCCACGGAGGGGTTGCCAAGGAGAACCTTGGCGAGGTCAACATGGAGGCCCTGGCCGCCGGTATCCCCAACTTAGAGAAGCACATAGAGAACATGAAGTCCTTCGGACTTCCGGTGGTGGTGGCTATCAACGCATTCCCCACCGACACCCCTGAGGAGCTCAAGCTCGTCGAGGAGAAGTGCGCCGCGCTGGGAGCGCCTGTGGCCCTGTCGGAGATATGGGCCAAAGGCGGCGATGGCGGCATCGACCTTGCAAAGAAGGTCATAGAGGCCTGCGATCAGCCTAACGACTTCCACTACCTCTACGACGAGAAACTCTCCCCTAAGGAGAAGATAGAGACCATCGCCACTAAGATATACGGAGCCAACGGCGTGGCCTTCACCGCTCAGGCTCAGAAAGACCTGAAAGCCATCCACGACCTTGGACTGGACGACCTGCTCATCTGCATGGCTAAGACCCAGTCCTCCATCTCCGACGACCCGGCGAAAAAGGGCAGACCTACCGACTTCGAGGTCACCGTCAGGGAGATAAGGATTTCCGCCGGAGCGGGATTCCTGGTAGCCATCACCGGTTCCATCATGACCATGCCCGGGCTTCCTAAAAAGCCCTCCGCCGTCGCCATCGACGTCGACGAGCACGGAAAGATCTCAGGGCTGTTTTAG